The window TGTAAGGATTTTGCTGAGGTACCATTTCGACGGCATAGCCAAGGATCGTATTGTAATTATCGGTTGCTTTATTGCCCGCCTGAAAGATCGTTTTGACATATTTCGAATAACGGTAACGGGCGTCCTTATCGAGCTCGCCGTCACGCGTTCGGGCCTCTAAAATATCGGGAATGCCTTCGGCCGGCAAATACTTGTTAAACTCAGCCGCTGGGAGCGCGCTTTCGCGCCACATCGTCGATAGACCGGCAATGTAGTTCCCAGCCTCTGTCGGCGTAACGTTCAAAAAGGCCGTGGTTTCGTTTTTTGTAAGGTTTGCCTCAACCGGGTGTGAAACCGCCCCGGACGGCGAAACGACACTCATATCCGTTAAACGCGCAAACGTAACCGCGCCTTCGCTTTTCTGAAACGTGCCATTCATAACGCTGATCGAAATCTTCTTGTTGACCTTTACGAAATAGCTGTCGAGCTTGAAAAACAGATCGTGACCGAACACTGGTAATGACAGCAGCAAGCTGATCAGGAAAAGGGCTGTAATTTTTTTCGTTTTCATAATTCTCCTATTGTGTCTTGCCGCATCGGTGCAGGCGAATTGTTCCAAACAAGGTGTTGAAAGAACGGGTCTCTTCGACATTTACAAATCCCGCTTCCGTCAGCAATACTGGGAGCCTGCCGGCGAAGCTGTCCTCAGTCGTTTCGAATCCGTCGAGAAGTTGAATAAAACGGGACGAAAGCTTCATCAACTGATTTGCGGGTAGACCCCAATCCGCCACATGAAATTCGCCGTCTGGTTTGAGAACGCGGGCCACTTCGCCCATGGTTTTGAGTTTATTTTCTCGGGTTAGGTGGTGAAAAAACAAACTCGAAATAACGCGATCAAAGGACTCGTACTGGTACGGCAGATCAAACGACATGCCTTCGTCGACTTGAATCTCCAGACCGGCGGATCTGGCCTTCTTTTTGGCTATTGCCAAAATCTTGCCGTCGCCGTCAATCCCGACTACTTCGGCGAGCGGTTGATCTTGTTTCAAAAGAAGCGTAAGCGTCGCCGTGCCGCAAGCAAGATCGAGAACGCGATGATTGATTTCAATGCTGGCTTGTTCCACTAGAGCCTTTTTGAAAACGCCGTCTCGCGTAGTCAACCGCACAACCGGGTCATAAAAAGGTGTTAGCCAATCATAGCTCAATGCCGGGATGTATCTATCATTCTTCATGCTGTCTACAATTTCAAATTTCTGAGACGCAACGCATTGACAATAACTGATACGGAACTAAACGTCATCGCCGCACTGGCGATCATTGGGCTTAATAATAAACCAAAGATCGGAAACAAAACGCCAGCCGCGATCGGTACGCCGACGAGATTGTAAATGAATGCGAAGAACAAGTTCTGACGGATGTTCTTCATTGTCGCTTCGCTTAGTTTTTTCGCCCTAAGGATTCCACGCAGATCGCCTTTTAGAAGCGTTATATCAGCGGATTCCATTGCCACGTCGGTTCCGGTCCCCATGGCGATCCCAACTTGCGCTTGTGCAAGCGCCGGTGCATCATTCACGCCGTCGCCGGCCATAGCGACGATCTTGCCCTGGGCCTGCAGTTCTTTGATCTTTTCAGCCTTTTGTTCAGGCAAAACGTCAGCGAAGACCTTGTCGATGCCGAGCTTTTTGGCTACAGCGTCGGCCGTAATTGCATTATCCCCCGTCATCATGACGACTTCGATCTTTTGCCGATGCAATTCACTGATGGCATCCTTAGCAGACTCTTTGATTGTGTCTGCAACGCCGACCAGGCCAGCGGCTTTCCCGTCAACGGCTACAAGCATTACCGTTTGCCCTTCGGCTCGGAGCTCATCGGCTTTTCCATCTGCCGGGAAATCAATGTTGTTTTCCATCATCAGCTTCGCATTACCGAGTAACACCTTTTTCCCGTCGATCGATCCCGTGATCCCTTTACCTGTGATGGATTCAAAATCTTCCACCTTCGCAAGTTCGATATTTTTCTCTTCGGCGCCCTTGATGATCGCTTCCGCCAGCGGATGCTCGCTCGATCTTTCAAGACTGGCTGCAAGGCGCAAGATCTCGATGTCGGCTGATCCATTCAACGAGATAACCTTCTGAAGCCGGGGTTTGCCCTCGGTCAAAGTGCCGGTCTTATCAACGACAATCGAATTCACCTTCTCCAGAATCTCCAAAGCCTCGGCTTTCTTAACTAATACGCCGTGCCGAGCACCGTGTCCGGTCCCAACCATGATCGACATCGGGGTTGCCAAGCCCAGGGCACACGGACAGGCAATGATCAAAACCGAAACGGCAGCTACCATCGCGTATGCGAAACTGCCGAAGATCAGCCAGACGGCGAACGCGACAATTGCAACAACAATAACCGCCGGGACAAAATAGGCCGATACGACATCGACAAGACGCTGGATCGGAGCGCGAGAGCGCTGGGCCTCGCCAACCATCCGAACGATTTGTGCAAGCAGCGTGTCGCTGCCAACCTTTTCCGCTTTCATTACAAAGCCGCGTCGGCCATTGATCGTTCCGCCGATGACCTTATCGCCGACCGTCTTTTCGACCGGGATCGATTCGCCCGTTACCATCGACTCGTCAACCGAAGTATCGCCTTCCAGGATCGAGCCGTCGGTTGGGATCTTTTCGTTTGCCTTCACCCTCAAACTCGCATCGATCTGAACGTCCTTTAGCGCGATCTCGGCTTCAGTGCCGTCGTCAAAAACAACGATTGCGGTTTCAGGTGCGAGTCCGAGGAGTTCCTTGATCGCGCTCGACGTTTGGCTCCTTGCCCGTAATTCCAACACCTGGCCGAGCAGAACAAGGGTTGTAATTACGGCCGCCGCCTCGAAGTATGCGGAGATCAACCCAGTGTGCTCATTTCGCATGGATGCGGGGAACAATTCGGGTAGGAAGAGAGCAACAAGACTGAATAGATATGCCGCACCGGTGCCGATGGCGATCAGCGTGAACATATTCGGGCTGACGTTCTTTACGGAAGCCCAGGCGCGCTGAAAGAAAGGAAATCCGCCCCAGAGGATAACGGGTGTTGATAAAACAAATTGGATCCAGAGTGCGATCTTTGGCGAAACGTATTCGTGATAGTTCGGCAGCATCTCACCCATTGCCAGTGCAAAAACAGGGAGCGTGAGTACGGCCGAGATCCAAAATCTCCGCTTCATATCCACATATTCCGGATCGGGCCCGTCGTCGAGGGTCATCACCTTCGGCTCAAGTGCCATCCCGCATTTTGGACAGCTTCCCGGGCCGATCTGCACAATTTCTGGGTGCATCGGACAGGTGTACTCCACGCCCTTACTTTCGGCCTCAAGTTTTTCTTCTTTTTTCCCATCGAGGAAACTCGCCGGATTTTGCTTGAACTTGTTCAAGCAACTGGTCGAGCAGAAATAATAAGTTTCGCCCTCGAAATCAAACTTGCCCGCTGACGTTTCGGGCGCGACCGTCATTCCGCACACCGGGTCAACAAACTCTCCACCCGCCGTTGCCTCCATGGCGCCGTGCGAGACGGTTTCTTTTTGTTCGCGTCCGATCTCGACAAGACCACTCGGGGGTACGCCTTGTGTTTGGGCAATAAATTTCTGCAAGCAGCCCTTAGAGCAAAAATAGTAAGTCTTGCCCTCATGATTAAAAGTTCCTGCGGCCTTCGCCGGATCGACCGTCATTCCGCATATCGGATCAATAAATTCGTCTGTTGTTGCGCCCTGTTTTCCAGTTCCTGTCATGGCCCCTCCTCGTGGGAAAAATACCCTTTCACACCTGCCTAATTACCGCTGCAGCAGCTCGCCGGTTTGCTGTCCGCGGGAGCTATAAATTTCTGTAGACAGCCAGTTGAACAGAAATAATAAGTTGTCCCTTCGTAGTCGGTTTGCCCAGCGGCCTCCGATTCCTCAATCTGCATTCCGCAGACCGGATCCTTGTGTGTAGCCATTCTTTTCCTCCTGTAAATCC is drawn from Acidobacteriota bacterium and contains these coding sequences:
- a CDS encoding DUF4198 domain-containing protein, with the protein product MKTKKITALFLISLLLSLPVFGHDLFFKLDSYFVKVNKKISISVMNGTFQKSEGAVTFARLTDMSVVSPSGAVSHPVEANLTKNETTAFLNVTPTEAGNYIAGLSTMWRESALPAAEFNKYLPAEGIPDILEARTRDGELDKDARYRYSKYVKTIFQAGNKATDNYNTILGYAVEMVPQQNPYKLKRGSSLDILCLKDGKPLAGQIVTTGYEADGKMLGETSARTDKDGIIKVKLTGAGKWYAKFINMVKIDDPKLNYESKWATLTFEIK
- a CDS encoding heavy metal translocating P-type ATPase, coding for MTGTGKQGATTDEFIDPICGMTVDPAKAAGTFNHEGKTYYFCSKGCLQKFIAQTQGVPPSGLVEIGREQKETVSHGAMEATAGGEFVDPVCGMTVAPETSAGKFDFEGETYYFCSTSCLNKFKQNPASFLDGKKEEKLEAESKGVEYTCPMHPEIVQIGPGSCPKCGMALEPKVMTLDDGPDPEYVDMKRRFWISAVLTLPVFALAMGEMLPNYHEYVSPKIALWIQFVLSTPVILWGGFPFFQRAWASVKNVSPNMFTLIAIGTGAAYLFSLVALFLPELFPASMRNEHTGLISAYFEAAAVITTLVLLGQVLELRARSQTSSAIKELLGLAPETAIVVFDDGTEAEIALKDVQIDASLRVKANEKIPTDGSILEGDTSVDESMVTGESIPVEKTVGDKVIGGTINGRRGFVMKAEKVGSDTLLAQIVRMVGEAQRSRAPIQRLVDVVSAYFVPAVIVVAIVAFAVWLIFGSFAYAMVAAVSVLIIACPCALGLATPMSIMVGTGHGARHGVLVKKAEALEILEKVNSIVVDKTGTLTEGKPRLQKVISLNGSADIEILRLAASLERSSEHPLAEAIIKGAEEKNIELAKVEDFESITGKGITGSIDGKKVLLGNAKLMMENNIDFPADGKADELRAEGQTVMLVAVDGKAAGLVGVADTIKESAKDAISELHRQKIEVVMMTGDNAITADAVAKKLGIDKVFADVLPEQKAEKIKELQAQGKIVAMAGDGVNDAPALAQAQVGIAMGTGTDVAMESADITLLKGDLRGILRAKKLSEATMKNIRQNLFFAFIYNLVGVPIAAGVLFPIFGLLLSPMIASAAMTFSSVSVIVNALRLRNLKL
- a CDS encoding class I SAM-dependent methyltransferase, translated to MKNDRYIPALSYDWLTPFYDPVVRLTTRDGVFKKALVEQASIEINHRVLDLACGTATLTLLLKQDQPLAEVVGIDGDGKILAIAKKKARSAGLEIQVDEGMSFDLPYQYESFDRVISSLFFHHLTRENKLKTMGEVARVLKPDGEFHVADWGLPANQLMKLSSRFIQLLDGFETTEDSFAGRLPVLLTEAGFVNVEETRSFNTLFGTIRLHRCGKTQ
- a CDS encoding YHS domain-containing protein; translated protein: MATHKDPVCGMQIEESEAAGQTDYEGTTYYFCSTGCLQKFIAPADSKPASCCSGN